A stretch of DNA from Juglans microcarpa x Juglans regia isolate MS1-56 chromosome 5D, Jm3101_v1.0, whole genome shotgun sequence:
TATTTTGGTTGCTTATGAGTATCTATGAAGGGATCATTTTTTTGGTCACTTGTGAATATCTCCTGTTACTTGACTTTTCAGCCAGTAAGTTTGATGCATTAATCAGGAAAGTACATTAAGGAAAGGACTTTGGCCTGAAGTCAATGTAGGAAGATTGATCTTTTAGCATATGTGAATATTAAACCTTTCCAAAAAGGTCCATATGTGAATATTTTCTTCCCTCTTAAGGATTGAGTAGGACATTACTATTTAAGAGTTATTTACTAAAACTTTCCCCCAAGGGTCTACCTACATTCATTAttgcatttttaaattaaaagaagcAATCCAgaatgttctttttattttaacatgGAAATTATGCAATGTAATCTTATCTGAATTGGACTTTTGGGTGGAATGACATGATGTTAGCATGCATGTCTgtcatgtaaattttttctttttttagtaaaaatattatatatatcaatagaagtaaccaagtacactggacgtatacaagaaaacacctagcccatattagagagctcctaatgacccaaaatgcccatgaaaattagaaatctataTGAAATACACCAAGCCTGATTGGAATAGAACACACCTCCCCATCCCCAACCCCTTGCTTCCCTTAAGACTAATACTCCTCCCGAAACTCCCTCTACGAGGACGTCTTCATAACCCTTCCTTTagtcttccctcgacttgagctacctcccttagcatcgtagttgattgcactggatataaaaattaatttcagtcATTTACCTTTATTTTAATGATGCGCCATCCAATAATCATTTCAAGTTGTAGGCCTTGAACTTAGTTGGGTTAATGAAATATGTTAACAATTGAGCTAGTTTGCAGTTCAATATGGATTATGTTCCGTAATTCATCCATGCGAGTTGTTATTCTGAGTCATCAATGTAAAACATTGCTtgcaatttttttagttttctttttctgaaggACCTGCTATAAGGATTGATTTCCAAGTTGGGACAAAGAACAAGAGCTCAGTGCATATCTTGCATTGTAGTTGTCATAATCGCTCTTACACATGCATATCATATGTATCGTAGATTGCAACTTTTGTCCCTTTTTCCCCTGATAGCGGCTGTTTTAGTAGGAAATAGATGAATAGTGGATATGTTTCTTACCTGGATACTTGGCaggatgtttattttgatgatgAATCTGCAGAAGTTGTTTTATCTTCTCTGCGTCTGGGAGATGACCAAGAAAGGTAGGCACACGGTCTTCTTTGACTTTTTATTGTCTGTTAGTTCTGAATTAGAAATATACTTTTGCCCATGGGGAGGGCGTTGTCTGTCTttttattctgtttttgttggatttttttggcGTTATTTTTATGGGATGTGGGGTTGGAATAGCTTATGGTTCTTTCATGTGGGCCAGTGTAGTTAAAAGCTTAAGAGGCACTTATTTGTAAAGACCTCATGTATAGCGCAGCTGCCAAGTGTGCAtctgtttgaattaaaatgaacaTTTTGTTAAGTATAATGTGTAATAACTTCTAAGAGAGTTTATTACATACTTCCCAGTTCCCTgcaggaattattttttattttccagtgGTCATAATGCCTCATAATTTAAATTCTGAAGTTCCAAACAATGagaaatacaatattttatataaaacaaccACTTGATGATAAGACTATAGCATATTATAGTTGAAAGCAATTTTTATCAAGGCAACGATTTACTTTGTTTCTTGTTAATCCTTCAATATTAAAACCCCAACCCCACAAAAAAGATCGGCTTCATCTGGCTGTTACATGATGTGGAGGATAAATGGattgtgtgcatgcatgctcaACATTAATGTAGTCTGTACCCAACCTTTTATAGGCTTTAGGTTCACCAATCCAAGTCTTTACACCAGGAATCGGTTGACCTTTTGGAAAACCAATGTGTACCTGCTGACTAGAATGGCAGGGATGCTGCTTGTACTACATTTGCTAGGGTGCCTGAGTAGCTTCTTGCGATTTTGGCTTACATGCTTATTGAAGAATGCGGTAGTTTTTAATCATCAAAAGGCTCGACTGATTCTTCTTTGGCATGGTGGCCCTATGATACAGAGAATAGGTTTCTAAATGATTTGTTGGCATGGAATGGCGTTCCTATCGTGCTTTTATTTTCGCAgtatatttattagaaaaagaagTGATTCTGCCCGTGCTTTCATTCTACTGATTCTGTTCTATATACTATGGTGTCATAGTTCGGTTTTCTGTGTTCACATGCAATCCCAGTTGTTTGACTTGGTTCTTTTTGCATGTCTTGGTGTGTGCAGTGGCTCACTATTTAAAAATTCCAACTGGTTTGCTTTTGAGGATGAAATAATTGCCAATGAACGGTCAATTGGTTCACTTGCTTCTCCATCGCCTAATACCGAGGAGGCTGATGTTATTGGTGGCAGCAGTGATGATAACGTAATTGttggtgaagatgatgaccTGGTTGACACTGCAACATCTTCTCCGGAAACAGGAACAAAATCAGAAGACAGTACACATCTTGTGTCTGACAACTTAAGAGAAATGGGAGATGGTGAAACTGATAAACCACCCGAATGGGTTGAGTGGAGGGAGACTTCAGACTCTGGTGATCCATCTGATGATGTTTTACCCAATGGTGAGATTCCAGTTGGATCAAAACCTAGCGAGCCAGATGTAGCTGAACCTTCATCATCTACCGATGGATTGGAGAAGAATGATGAAACTGCTACTGCACAATTGCCGGCGTCTACTGATGAGAACCCTGGTTCTGATCCTTCAAAACAGTCAGAATTGGGTAATGAGAATCCAAATTTAAGCCCAACTGCTTCTGATGATGTGGTGATGGTGGAAGGGACCGAAGGATCTCCCGAGGCAGAAGATGACAAAAAAGATGTTAATCAAACAGGGAACTAATGTAAATTTTCAAGAACCGGTTTGATTGGGCTAACTCATGCGCTGCAACATTGATCAGGTGGGAAGAAAAATTCTACAGGTTGGGTAGGCGGCTGTAACTTTAGAGCCTTGTGTACATCATGAATGGGGGGGCCAGTGTTAAATGGGGGGGCTGATGATTCTTTACCCCCACCCATGAGAATCGGTTCTCCGTCtctttttccttccctcttAATATTGGTAGAAATGGAAAGGGCAAGTTCTGATTTTCAAACTCttagcaattcaactttttgctAGGTGAAACAAGGCTGTTACGTGTTGCATGGATTTTTAGCACAAGAAATCTGTGTATATTGTACCATTGCCCTTCCTCCCGGAATATCAAGCTATATTGACTGTTATTGGAAATTTCACATGAatgccttttgttttcttacAAACATACACGCTTCATAATAATATTCTCTGGATTTTCAGTCGCAGTCAAGGTTTTCTGCTTGTTATTTCTCcttatgttataatataatgGTCTTGGGTATGATTGCATACGAAGAGGAGCGAACAGCCAGCCCACACCCACCATGAGTTGAGAGTCCTGGTATGGTAAtccctttattttattttctcttatctTTCTATGCGATTGAAAAGAACGAAATGTTGGGTATTCTGTCGCAGTTCGATTTTGATTATATAAGTATATGATTCTTTTTAATGCTCAAACTGAACTTCAATCCTTAAACTCTCGATTTTCATCCAAGAGTCTTGAGAAGAAAAAAGGCACATGTTAGAaacttataaaatgaaaaataaagccTCCGCTGCGATTTCACCCATCAATCCTGACTCTCAAGGCAAGGAGAAACTTCTCATTATCTTCTTCAGCAATCGTGAGATCTCAGTGATACTCATTTTGTCACATGTTTGAAGATCGGTAACaacgtcttcatatcatatcccCCATCATCCAAAACCTACTTCACAGTTCCCTTCCTCGACTTTTCATATGTGAGAGAGAAGGTTTAACTTTTCGTGTGTTCAAAGTCGGCTAAAGATGGAAGGAGTGGGGTgaatatagaattcttgaattATCAAATCAATATCACGAGAGGCTAGGGGCCTTTTGTCAATGGATCGGACAGAAAGTACTTGAATTGCGGATTCGTTGAGGGTGTTTTTACTTTCTAGTGAATTTTCATGGTATAGGTTGGTAGATCTTCTTGGCACAACTCTAGGGTgggagaaaaatatatgaaatgggTACCATAACATTTATTGAACGTTTAACGTCGCCGAAGAATTTCTTTTATGTGTCTATCTATTTTTCACTATAGACCCTAGTTTAACTCTAGGAGATCCAAACCTAGGTATACAAATATGAGTAAATcttttcatcattatttttctcatcatccttacatcatcctatgatatgacattagatgattgaagactatttattatatttcatttgtaaacctatcatctaatgccacatcatgagatgatgagaggataatgagaattggaatgatgagtaatattactcCTAATCACAACATTCATTCACCATAGTGGGgttaataaaattacatattttgtctttttttttttttaaaaaaaaaaaaatttaaagagaaaattgaAGGGTTATTTTGTATTGGATATGAATGTTCCTAGTAcatcaactcatatcatctcatcattataattttatcaaattttcacataaaatataataaaaaattcaactttttcaaatcccaaaacaacttttccaaatttacacacaaaatataattaataattctatttttattctattattcacaaaccatatcaattcatctcaattcatttctgaatccaaaccactcttaaatgttagaaactgttattttaagttcaaataattaaacgacagtttactagaaaaatgagatgaggtggattgaaaattatatttatagttttgtGTTCAAAACTaggattaaattattaaacaataagACACTTGTAAAACTTGATTGAACtcaataaaattgtataaactcaaataacttcgtatttataattttattacattttttaattttaaaatgatagtatcttaaatatttaaaaagataagaAGACATCATATTACATGatacatgttatttgaattCTTATGCATATGATCGTTGACACATGTATACATAAactatataaagatatttaaaaataaatacaaatttgacaaaatttgcATATAAagttaacttataatataatataaataaactatttggtaaaaaataaatagctcGTAAACAAGTTCAAACTTATcgaaaattaaattagttattCGTGAACATAAAATCTAATTTAGTGATAAAAACTCGAACTTGACTcatgtttgaataaaaatttaaataatagtgCTTGATTACCTACTATTCACTAAAACGGCTAGTTTTACACCCCTACAATTTTCGTGAGTTGAGTCTACTCACGAAAATGTAATGGGTCGACGTTGTAGGTCGAATATTTTACCCACCGATTAATACCCTCCTTAACTCCATTTCCTTTCTACCCCCTTCTTTTATGTACTCCAAATAGGCTACATTAAGAGATGGAATGCTACAAAATAGTTCTACCAGAGtaccaataattttattttccgtCTTCACTATCCAATggacaagaaaacacattgcgTCAAACTCGCACTCGATCTCTAACCAGCATGGCATCCTTCATGTGGTCAAGTTTTGCACTAGATGATAGTTACACGGATGACATTCTAGAACTTGTAGAGAACAAACATGTTGTGTAACTGACCAAAATTTCTAGATCAACTGGGTATCATACTGAATTCTATATTGTAAATATCTATTTACAAGTACGTTAGTCTATATCAGCATTAGGTCCCATTATCTATTCATCACAATTTCCCTGACTCATTACATTAAACTCAACATCAAGTTGCAACGCATTTAGATACTTTGAATTCttttagaaaacaaaacaattcaCTACCCCAGATTTCTCAAATACGACAGAAGTATCCAAAAAGAATTATACTCAATTATGTTTCCAAGAAAGAAGGTTAGCCTAGGGAAGATGGCTTCCCCTGTTAGTAGTTTCACTTAAATTGCCACTCAGCTCATGGCATCTGTAAGTGATCGGAGCCTGTGGTAGTATCTCCTTCCGAGCCTCGCCGCTTCTTCCTCCCCTCCCCATGCCTTGACCGCCTAGGTGCCTCATCCTCACTTTCGCTCTCatcatttttaaagttattaCTGCCACCATAATGATCTTCATGGTGAGCCTTGAATCCATGCTGAAACCGTGTCTCATCATCTGGTCCAACACCAGGACTAGGCATCTCTTGACCCTTGCCTTGCTCTGAACCTGCATTATACCTGTCATTCCGATCATTCACCCTCTGATCTCTCTTCATAACCCGGTTGATATTTTGAGAGGATGGTGGTGGGGGTGGTGGAAACATTTGAGGCATGCCAACAGGCCGGCCAGGCCGAGTTGGATGTGCACCTGCAACCCCCATCACTCCCATAAAGGGGGCACGCCCTGGCCCCATCATCATCCCAAATCCACCTGGTGGGAAAGGTTGAGAAGGTCGCGCACGGAACATCATGCCAGAGTTGGGACCTGTAAAATCACCAGGAAATCTTGGACCATACGGTGCAAAAGGACGGGGGCCAACCCCAAAAAGATCAGGCATTGGAAACCCATCAGGTGTAATAGGTCCATAAGATAACCCATCAGCACCCATTATAACAGGGGGAAAACCCTGTGTCCCAGGCATAGGTCTGGCTCCACGTGCTAGCGGCATGTGAGGGGGCCACATGATTCCCCTGCCCCTCCCTCTACCCTGCATTGCTGCCCCAGGAATCTGGCTGAAgctctcctcctcttcttcactttcttcctcttcctcctcttcattGTCCTCGAATGGGACAATATCTGGATTCTCTCCTCTGTTGTCTGGATCGACTCCCTTTGCTTTCTCCTCCTCTCGTTTTGATTCAGCTGCAAGTGAAATTGCCTGTACCCAAGGAAGAAATGCAACAGTCAGATTCATTTAGTTCTGACCATTTAAAATGAATAGAGGCGtcctctttcttaaaaaaaaaacatacaacaGAGGGCATATTGTAGCATAATGCAATTCTTGTACTGTCTCCACTGATTTCCTCACAATAAATGCCACTCACTGGCTACCTTGGAAAACAGATTGATGGCACTGACAATATCTTGCTATGTAATAACTAATTCTACCAAATATTAGGTTTTTGAATTGTCACTGAACTGATTGCCTTGCTCCGAACAAATAAATCTTCTAAATATGCCTCATTGGACAACATCAAAGAAAAACCATGATCTGATGGGAGATGTTTTATAATATCAAGTACTTGAaggtaaaaagagaaaataacgaCAAAATATACTTCATAATTTATTCACACATATGATATGGCAACAAAATAACCATAGTTTTATGGAAACAAAATCTGAAGTTAATATTCTCAGCATCCTAATCACCGCTTTGGCACTTCCTGAGTTTCCAAAACATTGCTAGCTGTCCTGTCAGCATGCTATTCCTTTCCTCAGGTTACAAGGCAAGTATAGGAATACAAACGAACCATTCTAACACAAAAGTTTGTCTATGCATAATCCATCTTCCACCAGCAAGCATTCCTGTCTAGATCCTATAGAAGTTCACCCCCGGCCACAATGGGTGTGTGAAGGACAGAGTAGAGTTTAATAGCACCTTACTCCGTCCGCAATGCAATCCATCATTCTGCATTTTCATGCTACATGGCAAAATTCAATTTGTCATCTTGCTAGCGCAAAGATTCTAATATTGCCCCATCAAACCTTGACAAATTTTGCTAACTAAGCTGTCAACAAAAACACTAATTTAAACCAATTTTGGTCAGATTTCTGGTGCAGGGACCAGCCCTTCAAGACAATCTTCCCAAAGTTATTTTGCATATCCTAACGTAAGGAGGTCTCAGTTGCAAAACACTTACAGATTTCTTATTATATGTGCCTATTGAACGTTACTTTTATAAGCGAGggtttttcttaataaatttgggagggGATCACTCATGGACTGGTGATCTGCGTctcttttgggaaaaaaaaaaaaaaatcagaacagCCCATGATTGGGAGATCAAGTTTCTCTTCGGTCTTGAACAAGTTGTATTCCTTTAGTGGAGAAGAGACggtaatgataaaaatatgttgGATCCTGTCTAAAAGATGATATTTGAGTTAACTCTTTTTTAATGTGCTCATCCCTCCAATTGCCTCTTCATTTCCTTGGAAGTATATTTGGCAAAACAAGGCGCCTTCAAGGGTACTTGTTTTGTTGAGATAATAGCCTTAGTAAAGATATTAACAATTGAGAAAGAGACGTATCATAGCAGTGGATTGGTGTCATATGTGTGAGCAGAATGGAGAAAGCATAGCTCATCTTCTGCTACGTTATGAGTTGGTGAGGGACTTATGGGTAGCAGTATGCATTACTTTGGTATTGAGTCAGTTATGCCCAGCTGGTGGTGGATTTGTCGGCATGATGGCAGAATCCATTTGGAAGTCATAAAAATTTAGAAGTTTGGAGGATGATGCCTTGTGCTTAATGTGATGTATTTGGCAAGAATGCAATGTCCAAACTTTTGAGGGCCCCGAGAGGACAGTGTAGGAGTTAAAAGCCACAATATCCACTCCCTAGTGGAAGTCTACTTAAAACAATCCCTCCCTCATGctaacatatacatatatatatatatatatatatttatgtttcagGTTATTTCACTCActattgttcattttttttcttttcttcttttacctAAACATGTTGTACTAATTACTATATTGCACCACAAATGAATCAAAAGAAAACCTACCATTAGTTCACTATCCGGTTCAAGATAAAGCAAGGAAGCTAACTGCTCACCAACAGAAGGCTCTAGCTCCTGACAGTCTCTACTTATCTGCAACAATAAGTGCATAAAATGACGTCAATTGGGGCTCATACGGTGAGATGGCCACAAGCTACAGTATCTCACAAGCCAAATATACATACTGGGAATTGAAATAGTAGCAAGCAAAAGAAAGTGGTAAAACGGAAGACAAGATGGGTACAAACACAGAGTTACAAGGTTagcttacaatatttatttgcaaaaattcATCTTCCAGTGAGCGCACCAATGCTATAtgcatttaatttgaaatatttatgttttaattgcCAATAGCATGAGAACTTGAAGGCCCTTGTGCATTTTGTATCAGTCCCAAATCAAGTCCAAGTTGTAATTTGTTTGCTACAATTATAAAAAGTTCTCCCCCTCTTTTGTGCACTTTGATTTAATTCTTAATTACatattatcatatcattaagaATTTCTATGAATTCTCCAATTCCCCTTCGTGTGATAGTAACCTACCAACAACGTGACGGAACCTAAATTGGTTTCAACAAATAAAGTTAGTATTCATGATGGAAAGGTGCCTCTTTTGTATGCATAAATCTCGATTGTTAAGTCTCTAACACTAAAAGTAAGTACAAATTATTGACTCTTAAGACCcacttcagtttttttttttttttttcccttttttacaatgaaataaaggaaaattatgTTTGCTCAATCGAGCAAATGTGACCAGCAGGTCTCTCAtgaattattacaaaaaaaagaagcatgGATTACCTCAAAACttctcaagaaagaaaagacagAAAAGCAGCATATTTAATTCACTTTCTATTGGTATATTCAAAGCAATTCCCatcttcaacttagcaaactTCTAAATTTTTGTGTCGTTGCTACTTTGGGGATTGTAAAAGCTAAAGTAAGCAGTAACCGCAGCTaggtgtgggtgtgggtgtggggtgtgtgtgtgtgtgtgagagagagagagagagagagagagagaatttgtgTGCGGGTGCGTGCGTGTGCGCACATGTCAAATATGCATGTGTGGGCAGAGCCAAGCCCAAGGACGaacagaggaagaagatgaacaaCAAATaaacagcagcagcaacagaAAACACAGAAAAGAAATCTCAATACAAGCAGCATTTTTTTATGAAGCCCAAATAATACCTTGACTGGTAAGTTCTCATTGAATGGATTCCGCAGATGGCGAGTGTTGTGGAAGGACAATTCACATAACTGCATATAAAAAGTTGCAATTAAccatggaaaaaaattattgtttacgTACAAAACTTCTCTGGTGTTCTGTTCAGTTAGCATTGCCTGGTCTCCACACTATGATACTGGTTTCAAAAAGGGTTTCAAACAAATGCCAAAAGAAGGAAGTTCAGGCATTCCATGAAAACTTTCCCTCCCTTTAAAGCTTGAGAAAAAACAACTCCAATAAATGGAATGCATACCTAACCCCTCACATAAACCATGTTTACATTTCTCAAAACAAGAGCACGATCTGTAACATGAAtctcaagaaagaaagaaaaatggaaacaaTCTCCTCTTACATGACCCTACCAAATTTTAGGAACTCAATTATTTGAAAGGGGAAACACAAAAAAGAAGGATTTGGTCATTTAGTAGATTCAATAATAGCCTTGTCAGGGTCATAGATTTGGTAATAAATTGCATTATAAGAATTTTTGGAACCAAGATAAATACTGCAGAACATCCTGACAAAAATATTCTATCCATTAAGAGAAAAAGGTGTACCTTTAACCATTTTACTGAAAAATTCCGCCCATAATGTGCAGTTCCATGTGCATATTTCCAATTGCCCCCACCAACGGATCCACCAATTCTTGATGTCATCTTTGCACAACCCTGACAAAGCATAGACATCTTTGTGTTTACTTCAAACATACAAAAACATGCAACTCAGACTGACCAGATGACCTAGTAAGCTAAAGTAATCATTGAGAAGCACAGATGGTAagctcaagtggtaaaagccttggtcttggtggtatgctccctctaaGTCCAGGTTTAAATCCTCTTtgatgcaaacaatttctaagggCTATCGGACTggggaacttccccttgaattaccagAGTTGCACTTGTGGAAAACACCTTGCCAAGGGCCAATGCACCCCAGAATTAATCGagactttgttctcggacacccggaGCCAATGAAAAAAACTCATTGAGAAACACAGATCGAGAGCAGAGAATAAATAGCATTAGTAGATAgtagaatattgaataaaaatctaCCTGGAAATGCCGAGTCCGGTTGacagaaaaaatcaaaatcacatTTTCAGCAGTGTCAAAAGCTTCATTCAGTTTAGCTTCATTGCTCCTTTGAGTTGCCCATACTCCTTGTTGTACAGATAATTCCAAATTTTCACGGTTGCAacttttaacaataaaataccTGACGTTCCATGTTTGGAAATGAGTTACTCCAAATTCATAAAATCAAACCTTAATAAACAGAACAAGGTGCTTTAACTGGAAAATAAAGAATGTACATTCATCAAGCTAAGAGTTCAATCGATAATTAACAGTTACCATATGGGCTGTGAATAGCATTAAGGAATGACCCAGCATTCAATCTACATGTCTACACCATTATACTCAAAACGATAAAAATTGGCATGCATATAGGCTCATCACAATAGCCAGATGACATATAGTCAAGTAGAATAAAGAAGTACACTAACCACAGCTGGTATATACTTTACTAATTCTAGCTAGACGGTCCATCAAATTACAGGTGAACTTAAAATTTTAGTCAACATGGAAGTGCAGCATAAACTGGAACTTTGCAACATAGCATGAAAGTGGCTAGCAATTCTGtaatttcatatttactgtAATGTCCaaactgttttcttttttatcggTAAGTTACATATGGACCAGGTGGGTCTTGAACTCGCAAGTTGACCCTACAGATCTTTTACAGGTGACTGAGGT
This window harbors:
- the LOC121264107 gene encoding LOW QUALITY PROTEIN: 30-kDa cleavage and polyadenylation specificity factor 30-like (The sequence of the model RefSeq protein was modified relative to this genomic sequence to represent the inferred CDS: deleted 2 bases in 1 codon) yields the protein MEDSEGVLSFDFEGGLDAGPTANAAVASGTHVVHSDSSVGAAAANAASAGPGTAAFVVDSAAGGATSPRGRSFRQTVCRHWLRSLCMKGDACGFLHQYDKSRMPVCRFFRLYGECREQDCVYKHTNEDIKECNMYRLGFCPNGPDCRYRHAKLPGPPPPVEEVLQKIQHLNSYNYNSSNRFFQQRNGNFPQQAEKSQFPHGPNTANQGVVKPSTNESSNVQEQQQSQQQVSQNQTPNIPNGLLNQTNRTAIPLPQGISRYFIVKSCNRENLELSVQQGVWATQRSNEAKLNEAFDTAENVILIFSVNRTRHFQGCAKMTSRIGGSVGGGNWKYAHGTAHYGRNFSVKWLKLCELSFHNTRHLRNPFNENLPVKISRDCQELEPSVGEQLASLLYLEPDSELMAISLAAESKREEEKAKGVDPDNRGENPDIVPFEDNEEEEEEESEEEEESFSQIPGAAMQGRGRGRGIMWPPHMPLARGARPMPGTQGFPPVIMGADGLSYGPITPDGFPMPDLFGVGPRPFAPYGPRFPGDFTGPNSGMMFRARPSQPFPPGGFGMMMGPGRAPFMGVMGVAGAHPTRPGRPVGMPQMFPPPPPPSSQNINRVMKRDQRVNDRNDRYNAGSEQGKGQEMPSPGVGPDDETRFQHGFKAHHEDHYGGSNNFKNDESESEDEAPRRSRHGEGRKKRRGSEGDTTTGSDHLQMP